GAACTTCGTTTGCTTTACCAAAACCGATTCCCACTTTTCCTTTTTGATCGCCTACTACGCTCAGTGCGTTGAAGGAGAATCTACGTCCCCCCTTCACCACTTTCGCAACGCGGTCGATTTTAACGACCTTCTCAGAATATTCTTTCGATTCTTCGTCTTGATATGCCATCTTAGAACTCCAGTCCTGCTTCTCTCGCGCCTTCAGCAAAAGCCGCGATTCTTCCGTGAAAGATCATTCCGGAACGATCCAGCATGACTTGTTTCACTCCCTTTTGGGAACCTCTTTCTGCGATTAACTTCCCAAGAACTTTAGCGGCTCCCACATCCTTCTTACTTTTGCCTTCGCCGGCGAAAGTTTTTTCGGAAGTAGTCGCGTAAGCGAGTG
This is a stretch of genomic DNA from Leptospira tipperaryensis. It encodes these proteins:
- the rplR gene encoding 50S ribosomal protein L18, producing MIDKLKKSLSKIKRAERSRFKLKKLGNRPRLVFNKSNKYLSCQIIDDAQGVTLAYATTSEKTFAGEGKSKKDVGAAKVLGKLIAERGSQKGVKQVMLDRSGMIFHGRIAAFAEGAREAGLEF